From the genome of Dermochelys coriacea isolate rDerCor1 chromosome 1, rDerCor1.pri.v4, whole genome shotgun sequence:
AGTTCTACAGACTGCGTGGAGAAGTATTTCCTCCAGTTCATgtctgtgtgttctctctctctctctagcactTCCAGTTAGCTGAGGTGACTGGGAATCATTTTGTCCACCTGAATGACCCTGAAGTAGTGGCTGGGCTCATCAACATCTTTCTAAAGAGGGACCAGAGCTCCAAAGCCAGGCTGTAACCTGGATTCCTGCATCGGGGCTTGGCTCCCAGCTTCCCAGAGCAGACAGCAGCAGTGACAAGAGGACAAGGAGCTTAAAAGTCTTGCATGCAAGATGAGACACCACCACACCGTTACCTGGCTGGACCTTAAAGGTTTCCTCATTACATGGTTTTCATCCTTTTGAGCCCAGGGGCTTGGAATGGCAAAAGAACCTGTCTAAGCAAACAAGCACTGAGGACTTTTCTCAAAGAAGAGCTGAGCAAATTGTTTTGTGTTCAAAAGCAGATGAGGAGGAGTCCCACCTCATGCCTCCACTTCACATGttacagcagcagcttctggatTTAAGGTCCACTTCTCTGTTAAACCTGGTGCAGTTTGATCAGCAGGAAGCAAACCATCTTGCTTTGTTTTGATGATGGGCTGCCTTGGAAAGGACTGGGAGGAGTAAACCAGGCACTTTCCTACCACTGACAGCTTTATAATATACATAAACACTATCTATACACAAGAAGTGAGTCAATTGATATTGTATGACATTCGACCTCTCTTCACCCTGTAACTGCCtcctacaacaatactgcatcaCTCTGGTTTCATTGAGCATTTTAGCCAGGAGTGGCATGAATTTATTCTGGCACCAGCTGCAGTCTCAGCTGCTGGGTGCATAATGCAGGTTCTGCTCCTTAGCAAGTTACAAGAGAtacttgggggaggagaggaagaataCCCAGACTAATTGAGTTCCATGAATCAATGTTCATACAGAGCCAAGACACCAGAGCACTTCTTGCACTGGGAAAGGCTGCTGCAGCTTGCCCTTTCCCAGAAGGCAGGTGTCAGGGGCATCTGAGCAAAATGCCAAAATCTGGTATTATGATGGGAATAAAGGGTGGCATTGCTTGAGGGAGATAGACAACCCTATAGGAATACACAGAGTTAGACTATGAGCAGCAGCCATTGTGATGCATTTCCTAGCATCCATTAGCTTGTAAATGACCCCAGAGGTGATCAAAAGAGGTCACACTCTTCCCATGCACTAACCAAGCAATAGCCTAACTGTAATAAAGGGGGCCACTTACTGGACTGGACTGTTAAAACAGATTCACCCTTATTTGAAAGAAAGGGTACAAGAGGCTTGTGGGGGGAGAATCATGGGCCTGCGGGGGTTCCCTCCCCCAGACAAAGCTCTACAGAGAATTCTCCTCGAGCACCAGCCCTTAGGTCAGAAACATAAGATGCTTTGACACTGTCTTCTTGTGAATTTACTGAAACAGAGAATAAGCCAGAGTAGCTCAGTACCCTAAAGGCAACAAGCAGGAGGCCCCTGGGGGACTCTAGTACTCTGCATCCCTGACAGCAGGGAGGGAAGCAGGAACACCTGCCTTGTGAGCCTGCGAGCACCAGCACAGCGCTCGCACCCAGCTGTTTCTGAAAAACTGCCACAGGGCAAGGCTTAAGGGGGAGAGGAGCATCTCCCCCAGCACCCCGacgtcccctcccccactttccaAACAAGAGTAGTTTCCGTGAAAGAGCAACTCTGCCCAAACTCTGAGTCACAAGTGCCCATCTCAGTGGGGGAGGAGCCTCACCATGGCAGGCAATACAATAGCTTGGCCTCCTGCCCTGGCATCCACTCAAGCAGGCATGTGGAGAGCTGTGAGTGAGGGCTGACAAGGGCAATAGGGCAGCACATAGGAAAGGGGCAGTTTATTTACAATTTACAGTGGACTTCTGCTGCCTTTGATTCAGCAGCAGCCCCCCTGCAGTCATCCAGGAGTGGAGGTGGGTCTCATCCCTTGCTGGGGGATCTGATATAATAGTGTCCAGAGGAGACAGTGCACTAAGAGAAAAGATGAAGGCTGGTTACAGGAGGGGTGGCAGCCTGTGAACTGCACATGAGTCACGCTAATGGGAGTCTCTGTGCTGGGCTTGCTGCCACTAGAGGCACCTTCAGCAGATGAAGAGCTCCACCCAACCGACCACTTGTAACCCCAGGGATTTCCCATTTAGGGCCCAGGTTACAGCAGAGGGAACAAATCTGTGTCACTGCACTTCTAGAGGCCCCTCAACGTGCTCAGTTTGTAAACTTCTCAACTCCCACGGAAACATCCAAGGACGTGGCAGCACCCAGAGTGGCTCAGTATGGCCGGAACTTGCGCTGGGCCCGCATCAATGCGATCCTCTGCTTGTCCTCCTCAAACTTCTTCCTCAGCTGGGCTATGTCTGAAAGGATGAAGAGGAGAGTTGGGTATGGCCAAGAACAGCAGATTTACCTTTGAGAGCTTTGTACCCTGGCGGCTCTCAAAAGCTCTTTACTGACTGGGAAGCAAGTTTAGTCCCAGCACAAGCAGGCTTAACAGCCACTCAAGTTAAGTGGATGCAATTCCCATTGCATCAGTGCTGAATCTGGTTCTGCATATATAGGGACTCACTTGTCTACCGCTGCGCTGCAGTTCCATCTGGGGTGGACCATGATACCATTTACTTTTATATAGTTGCCTGTATGCAGCCAGTGAAAATTATATTCACTGGGAATTCAAGGGGGAACTGAACACAGCCACCTAAACAGGAATTTGGAAAGGACACAGGGGCTAAACAAACATGTTCTTACGAAGACTAGCATGGAATCAAATCAAGAAGAACATGACAGCAAGGATCTCATGATCATGTCCCATTCAGACAGCAACCCAAGCGCCCCACAGCACTCTGCTCGGTATTACTTCTGCACTAACTTGGAGGAGGAAAATGTGACCATCTGAATCAACACCCCTTCTCTGGGTTTTCCCTCAaaggtctcccatccaaatacTGGCCAGAACCAACCCCGTTTAGCTTCCAAGATTGGACAGGATCGCAGCCTGAAGTGGTGCGGCTGGCTGTCCTGCAGCTGTGCCTGGAATTCAGGAGAGCCACTCTCACCTGTCACGGGGTTggtgacaaaaacaaacaacccagatTGGGGGGTGTTCAGACTGTGATGCTGGGGAACAAGGAACACCCCGACTACACAACTCACTTTCTCTCTTGGTCTCACGATGCTGCCAGGCGTAGAAGTTGAGTAGCTCCTTGCGTGCTCTTTTTCGCTTCTCCCTCTCCAGCACCCGCAAGCTGGCAGCCTCTGTCCGGGGGAGTCCAGGCCTTCGGCCTTTCCGTGTCACCTTCACCCAACCCTCCTCATCCGGAACACCCTCCTCCTCCACTGCTTTGGCTTCTTCCTACGTGAGAAGGATGAGGGAGAAAATGCAGCTTAGTCCAAACCTGACATGAGCCAACTGGTTCCATTCCACAACAGCTTCCTGAGGCTGTCACCCCAGCAAACACCTCCCTTGTGCCCCAAGGGCATGGAGAATGCCAGCACCTGCTGCTCTGCTATTTGAGAAGGCCCAGGGTGGTGTTTTGGGGGAGCTGTAGAATGTGATGCAAAGTGGCTGAGGATGTGAGCACTAGAATCCCAGCCAGTGCGGGCACTGGGTCATCCAAGAGCTGGTGTGTTTGTTGTAACTATACCACAGCTTGTGGGGAGGGTAATGGAACCTGGTCAGACCTATGCCTAGGCGCTGCCTGCCAGCAACTGGGAGACGGCAACCCTGGGCCCAAACAGGAGGCCTTGCCCAGCCAGCTACCCCGATAAAGAGCGCAGACAAACTGACAGCATGTGACATACTGGAAGACTGAGGCATTCCTGCTGCTGCGCAAAGAGCTGCTTTGTTGAAAAGGAACAGGCTAGTCAGCAATGACAATCCCCAAGGAGTTGCAAGACACAGAGAATCCCTTAAGAAAGTACATGCCTGGTTTATCTCATCAGCCCTTCCTACCTCTGCTATTTTCTGATCATAGGCTTGCATGAACTTGTCCACTTCAGCCTTCAGCTCCGCCGGATCCACCACTGAAGCTGCATAACTGGCGATCCACTCTGAGACAAGGAGGGAAGAGGTCAGTGGCTGCCTCTGCAGTGAGCCTACCCTCAACAAGATACCTCAATGCAGCCCTGGAAAGAACAACTCTAGGTACTGGAGAGGGGGTCAATCTCCACGTCATCACTCCAGGGCATGCCTGCTGAGATAGCCAGCAAGGGAGCCAATGAGTGACAAATGTGGCCACAGTGGTTTGTGGGACCCCGGCACCTTTCTCACCATGATCTGGGCTGATGCCTGCCAGCTCTTTTCACGCAGGCCAACGAACAGCTGTGAGAGGAGAATAGCGGAGAGCCACTCACGTCTAGGGCCGGGGAGAATACAGTGTCAGACAGAGTGGCTCCATGCCCCGTTACACAAGCCAGCCAGGGCCCTAAACATTCAGAGGTCAAATTTAACATCCTCTGCTGTGAGGACCTAGCATCTCCTTACAGTGCATCACATCATTCTAAATAAAGCGAGGATGTCAGCAtcagcaggaggaggagccaAAGCAcgggaaatcctggctctgccatggactgCGCTCCCAGCTGGATAGTTCATTCGTGTCAGTAAAGCACACTGGGATCTTTCAATGCATGATGCCATAGGAATAGTCTCATTCTCAGTTGTAAGCAAGTCAAGGCCAACTCCTCCAAGCCAGAGAAGATACTAAAAGACTATGGATAAGGGCCGCACAACCATTTGAGTGACCAAGGCACCATACAGGGGTGACAACTGCAACTCCCTTGTagacctccccaccccttccagagtAGCTGGTTATGGAGTCTGTGATCAGGAACTAAGTCCTCCCACTAGCATAAGAAGCTCCATGTGGGGTGAGTGAGGTATATAGGGAATGCAGAACAAAAGGAGAAGGGACAGGGGAAATGCTGGACAACTCCTAGCTCAACCTGCGGCACGTGAGAATCACTGTTGAGGGGTGATTGACAACCTGGATGGCACTTTTATGGCGCAGGGTATAGCCAGGATGAGACACCCCTCCAATATACCCTCCCCCCGACAAGTCTGGAGAGCACCAGGTGACTTACTGCGGATACCAGTTTTCACAGGGTGACTCTCTGAAGATATCACCAGGGGGCCCTGCAGGGATAGGGACTTGGCTGCCTGTATCCCAGCCGGATTCTTAAACACCACGTAAGCCACTCGGAATCCCTAGGGAAAAGGCAGCGCATTGGTACAGTCAGTGACAATCAGCACCCTCAGAGCTAGCAGTTCCACAGAATGAGCAGCTTTATTAGAGAAATAAGGCTCCAGCCAGCACTGGGGTTGCCAGGagatagttaaaaaaaattgaagaatcCCTCAGGAGACCTCTTTCCCCACCAACACCTCAGGTTTCTTCCCATCCTAGCTCCTACAGCATGccccctttccctctgctcctcTCAGTCTCCCTCGAGCTTTACCGGAACTGTCTTGAGATTGAAGAATTTGGACTTGGATGCCTCTGGTTTCTCTCGTGGCCCCGGTTTCTCACACAAGTTCACAGATTGGACAGATGAGCAGCAAGAAAACAGCCTGGACAGACATGCCTTAatacaagggagagagagaaaagtgatcTGGGCTCACCTGTGTGCCCTCCCGTGAGGAGATGGAGGCTACACACTCCACTGTAGATATCCTGTTTCCCTCCTACTTGCAAAGATTCCACACTGCAGCCATCACCATCCTCCCAGCTGAGGATGGTTTATAACCCTCTCCCTGTACTCATCTGCAGCCGTCAATGCTGAGTGACAAGGAAGCCCTCTGATATTCCCCTCACAGGCAGAGTTTGATGCCTCATAACGTTTCCTGCAACTGGTGGATCAAGGAGCAAGCCCCCCTCGCCTAGGTCTCCCATCTGGTAGCGCACCTACCACTAGGGAGCCAGACCTAGCCTCTGCAGCACCCTCAGCCCATAGGGGAGTGCACAAACTCAAGTTTTGTACCAGTTTTCAAATAGTGGTGCAACTGCTCTGGGATAAATTATAGTGAGCACAGGACTCATGTGTTTTCATTGCTGTTAGAAAAGATTTGCTCACAGCAGATTTTCAGAACCACAACGTCAAGAACTCCTGAGCTGTGTCTGTATCAGCTTATCCTTCTGTGTAGCTGCATTGTGGCCAAAAAACATGCACAAACATTTGAAGCACAGACACATTTTAGGAGCGAGATTGGAATGAAGATCAAACCCAGTTCCTATGAAGCCCCGCTAATCCTTTGGTCAGCAAGATGGCCTATCAGCTGGACCTTTAAATGCAATGATATCCTACATCTCTGTGCTGATTGAACAAGTTTACACCAGTTTCCTTGTGGAACTGGTGTAACAGAGTCCCTAGTAGAATCAATAAGCTCCAGAAGCACTGCAGCTCCCTTGAGTTTAAGGTGGTTGCATGGGCAAATCTGTGGCAACTCCCCCTGGTTACTGGATTTGTCACAAAATGGGAAGAGCACCAGGCAAATTTATCTTTCTTACAggcaagacagacagacatggaCTTCGGTGATCCCCCTGTAACTTGTAATGAGGACAAAGGGTGATTTTACAAAAACTCGTTAGCTAGTCAAGGTGAACTTTTGGCTCCACACTATGGTTGTCTTTGACTAGCTAACCTGGGTTTAAAAGGTATTAAACTGCATCTATACTAGATCCCAAGTGGCATTTCAAATGGGGTTATAGctaacaaacaaaacacatttttccttattctagACAAAGCCTCAGAGGGAAGCATGACCTTTACTATGTCATCATCACCCTCTCCCTGCACCACCGTTTGGACCGTGCAGCTCTCCCATACAAGTACTAAcatatagtaactcctcacttcatgttgtagttatgttcctgaaaaatggtactttaagtgaaacaatgttaagcgaatcccatttccccataagaattaatataaggggggggggggagggggttaggttccaggaaaatgaaataaataaatcacacacacacacacacacacacacacagagtacacagtaagttttaaacaaacaatttaatactgtacacagcaatgatgattgtgaagcttcgttgaggtggtggagtcagagggtgagatttcccagggaatgccttactgctaaatgatgaactagcactcggctgagccctcaagggttaacacattgttattaatgtagcctcacactctacaaggcagcacaaatggagggaggagacacaatagatgcatggcagtggctgcaaacattccctgtGGAAACTGAACCCATGCTAATGAACCCACGCTATCCCACTGGAGcgcaccactccctccactttccaaagtgctgcggtgtgtgcacacgtgtgtgtgagagagacaccatgtgtgtgcgtgcacacaagACACACACCGTGCATGTGCACACTGTGTGTGAGACACAggcattgcccctttaaatatGCCAACCGCACTCtgagtacactgcctttttaagtagatcagcaagttccCTCTGTCTTGAGCCCTATTGTgtgtccccctgctctgtggggatggggaaaaggagtggagggagggggacaccctggcattagcacccctcttcccccccccttgcatagcaagcaggaggctccctggAGAAGCTCCAAGGCAGaagcagcacacagcagtggggggagggactgctgaactgcctggcaattgatagcctgctgggcgacTGCTGCACAGGGCATttaggggagcagggggctgccagtccaccctggtttcaagcccccaccagctagctccaatgggctgctctttctgcaagcagtggacaaagcaggtggctgccaaacgttataagggagcattgcgcaactttaaatgagcatgtcctctaattgatcagcaatgtaacaacacaACAACTTTAACCAGGacgacattaagtgaggagttcctgtacttGTTACAGCAACCCTCTCTGCTCTTCTGGTTATGCTCCAGCCCCCAGTAAAAAGACCACACTCACATATTCCTTTCATAACTTCTTCCAGCCCAACAAATAGgcttgccaatcctccaggattgtcctggagtcgcCAGGAATCAAAGgctatgtcatgtgatgaaatctccaggaatttgtccaaccaaagttggcaaccctaccaacAACTTACCTTTGTGCAATACGGGGGAATATTAAGGACAAAGAGAGTACGGTGTGGAGGGTAGGTAGTATCGGTGCCTTCTCTGACTTTGTGCTCCTTCACATACAAGTAGTGAGGCGACTGTTGCTTCTCAGAAAGCTTAACTGGAACAGCTAAAAGGGACAATTTTTAAAGAGATGTAACAATTTACAGCAACTGCCTTCAGCAGAGCATCAAGTTCCAGAAAACATTTTAGGAGGCAACACCATCAGTTGCTGACTTCGTTGCCTAACAAGGTTCTACCTGGCTCCCACAAATAAATCCCTGGATCTCCCTCAACAGCCACCAGTCCTGACAAGTCAGGAAAGTGTGTCAAGGTGCAAAGTGCTTTACTCATAACCAGGGATCCTAGAAGTCCATTTGCCATGGAAAAAAcacagaatttgcatttttacaggctctttaaattttacattttgtgaaaaaataaacacaacattattaattattattattatacattttaCTGGAAGTACCAGTATCACTTATTCCTCAGGCTCTCAAACTGGGGTGGGTGTGTGATGCCTGGAATGTAttctggaggggaggagagcatgaaaagctgctggcagcagtgccaccttcagagctgagtgcttggccagcagctgccactctccagccacccagctccaaaggcagagcggagagcagcagctactggcctggcacccagctctgaaggcagcaccgctgccagcagcagcacagaaataagctTGGTTTGGTatggcattgccttcagagctgggcggccagagagcacgtctgttaattttattataataattgaTGGCAGCTTGTTTAAAAGTTGTAAATAAATcagtaaaacattgtgttcaactgatacctgTACATAATGTGGCTAGGGAACCTTAAGCTCTGCGTTTCATTTAATcatgggcgggggagggggggacacagACTTACAGTTTTTTATCCAAGCATTTTTTTtgtggaaggggggtgggggggcctcaCAGAAAACTGGGATCCCTGCTCATGCCACTGGAGCTCCTGGCTGTGCTGTGGCACCAGGCCAGGGAGGGCGCTACGGCACCGGTGCCCAGGCGCTCAGCGGGGGGCCGGAAAGCAGCGGCAGGGGGGACGGCAGCGTGCGGAGCAACCCGCGCCCAAGCCAGGCGGCGGCGGGAAGAAGCGGGGCCCAGAGGGCTCCTGCGGGTTCCGGGGGCGCGTGAGGGGAGAGCTGGGCTTGACCAGCTCCTGTGGCTACGCTGGGGCGGGGGGACCCCGGGGTTTCGGGCTagacgccccccccccctttaaaccCCTCCCAcagacagccccagccccagccccagccccagcccgttACCCGTGTAGCCTGCCGGGGCCCCGGCCTCCGCGGCAGTCACAGGCTTCCCCTTGCCGGCCGCCATCTTATTGTCCCGGTCGGTGACGTCAGCTCAGCAGCCAGGACACCGAGGCGCGCAGGGGCCGCCGGGAGCTGTAGTCCCTTCGCGGGCCCGCGTTTGCGGCATCCCCCTCGCGCTGGGCGAGGGGGCGGGGCAGCCGGCGTCCCGCCGTGATTgggtagggggcggggcttcagaAGAACGGCGCCGTTCGGAGCGCAGCGAGCCAGTCCGTGCGCGTGCGGGGTGGGTGCGCGGGAGCGCGCGGCCCTCTCGCCGGGATGGCTTCTGCCAGCGCGGGGCTGGGTGCGGTCAGAGCGGGCCCAGGGGGTTCGGGTAAATACAGGACCCCCCCCAATTCCTAAAGGCCTGGaacaaaaggaggactcgtggcaccttagagactaacacatttatttgagcataagctttcctgagctacagctcactgcatggGATGCATTCGGAAAGGCCTGGCTACAGCGCTTCTGACTGCGCCCCGAGGGGCGAAAGTAGGAACACAGCTGCGGCCCGGCTCCTGCCCCACAAGGCCTCATCCACCCTGTTCCAGTGAATGCATTGGCGTGGCCCTTTCCATAATTACCGCAATTTCCATTCTAGGGCAATTTCATCAGGGGATTTTGCTGCTTCAGAGAATTCCGGTGAGCCCCACAACAATCCTGCCATAGCCAAGTATTATCACCgctttacagacagggaaattaAGGCAGAAGGTTCAGTACTGTGGCCAAAGTGGCATAGGAAAGCTGTGAGAGTTTGGAAGACACTAGAGCTCTAGGCGTAGGCAGCACAGCATGCTCCCTCCCTTCTGTTTCCAACATGTtagttttacttaaaaaaaaaaaatttctcattgGTGAAAGGAGGTAAATGTAAAGCCCTGGAATCTAGAAGCACCTCTCTGACCCCATAAGAGGTGCAGCGCAGCCCCAGGGAACACACGTTCTTTCCAAATCGCTCTTTCTTCGTCTTCCCCACTATTGTCCACATGCCTCAATTCCCAGTGGAGTGCAACCCTAGGGATGAGAGGAATTTTCTGTTACCTATCTTTGCGGACAGTTGTGATGTGGAGATTTGGGCCACTGGAAACTGGACTTGAACAACTACCTCATTTCATACAAACCATTGCTTTAAAAGTCTCTAACAATCCAATCTAACCTGTCATTGGAAGATACTAAATCACTGAGGTGGCAGAATGCTTAAAGACAATCAATAAAAAAGATGGAATCCTATTAAATGAGCAGCTGAATCTAAGGCTCTGCCCCATTCCCTCACTCTCTTTAACGTGAGAATCCCAGCTTCCATGTgacaaattgttttctttaaaaaaaaaaaaaaaattttttttcaactgaCTGAGTCAAAGCGCGCTCTCAACCATTTTAACTTCTGCTTGCCACAGATATGAGAGCCCTTTGGAGAGGTAGGGATGAGCTGTGATAGGAAGCCTAAAGCAGTTGGGTAGATTCTCTAAATTAGCAAGATTAACAGAACAGGCTGATCCAGTAAGGATGACAAAATGTGGTTTATTTAAATTATGAATAAAAATTGGATACGGATAAATGATTGAACACCTTGTAGACCTCATGGGAAAGGTGACCTTCATTAGACTTAGAGTAAAGTCTCAGAAATGATCAAGGTCAAGATCCCCCACTGTTATGCCTTTACAGGTAACACAtgataaatgcattttttttttggtaactttctAATTATATTAGAGTTCTACAAATAAGGTCTGTTAGTAGAACTCACCTTTGACCCAGGCGTTCCATTACAGTATAACCCGAACATTCTGAATCGTCAGCCTTGAGCTCCTGGGCTGTAGGGAAATAGAAGTTTGCCAGGGCCTTCTAAATAAATTTTTATGTCAGTTAAATTATCCCAGGTTTGACCTATGATCACAATGTCAATAATGTGACCATTCTAATAAACCTCTTCTTTAAACAAGTACTATTAAAGCATGTGTCTACATTCACAGCATAACAGTAAACTTCCTATGCCAAAAATATGGAGATTAGTGATCCACCTAGTCTTGTATCCTTTCTCCAGCTGTGGCTGAGGCTTAGTATATAAAACCAGAAAGCTCCTTGTTAACTGCATAATAATTCACTATGGGGAACATTTTTAGTCAGAGACAGACCAGAACACACCATCCCTTGCTGCCTTTGGAACTAACTGGATCAATAGGGCAACAGTCCTCTAAAAGGATGAGTGTTACTGCAGGTTTGTGTCTATGAAGCAGTACTCACAGTCATGACAAACCCGTTTGGAGCCATGAGGCTGCATTTTTAATCAAGAAGATAGACCTTTAAAGCCTTTCACCACGTAGGTTCTGTTTACGTGCTTGCTAAGCGGTCAGTGGCAGTTCTAGGGCTTGTTGCTCCACACAGTCCTGATAGCCTTAGCCAGGCTAAAGACCACAATGTTTCTTGTCAAAGGGGAAAAGGAAGGTAAGCATCCACATAAAGAGGCTTTGCAATGCAGACAACTCAAGTCTCCTGTCCTAAAGAGGCCATGATGGGCTGGGTAAATATACCATCACAGAAGCATAGAGATATTTAAAAGTAAGGATGCAGACCAGGAATTCTTGTGGTTatcatcaaacacacacacacacactccaccacATGGAAGGTCAGTGGCCTTACAGACATTTCATCTGTCCTTAAAAAATTACTACTACTGGGAGAAAAGGACAGACAAAAGTTTACTGAGCCAGGCAGGAGAGTTGTGCTACTGTGTAAGGTTCCCAAAAACTCTTGTAGCCTTATTTATAGTACAGTAGCACTGAAAGACCTTACTCAGGTTCAGGGCCCATTGGGCTCGGtgctgtccctgctccaaaaagatTACTGTGTAAATGAACACTGGAACATATTTTCCCTTCCACTGTTAGAACTGTTGTAGACTTTCATGA
Proteins encoded in this window:
- the RRP7A gene encoding ribosomal RNA-processing protein 7 homolog A, translated to MAAGKGKPVTAAEAGAPAGYTAVPVKLSEKQQSPHYLYVKEHKVREGTDTTYPPHRTLFVLNIPPYCTKACLSRLFSCCSSVQSVNLCEKPGPREKPEASKSKFFNLKTVPGFRVAYVVFKNPAGIQAAKSLSLQGPLVISSESHPVKTGIRKWIASYAASVVDPAELKAEVDKFMQAYDQKIAEEEAKAVEEEGVPDEEGWVKVTRKGRRPGLPRTEAASLRVLEREKRKRARKELLNFYAWQHRETKRENIAQLRKKFEEDKQRIALMRAQRKFRPY